The Paenibacillus sp. FSL H7-0357 nucleotide sequence ACGGACAGCGGCAGCACGCGGCTGCGCATAAACGCACTGTTCCCCTTCATCGTTACACCCCTTCAAAGCTGTCGCGGATCGTGGCGATCAGTTCAAAAAACTGCGGGCTGTTTCTCATTTCCGCCGTACGCGGACGCGGCAGCGGAATATCAACAATGGCCGACAGCCTTCCCGGATGGGGAGAAAGCACGAATACGCGGTCAGACAGAAAAATGGATTCAGGAATGCTGTGGGTGACAAAAACAATGGTGCTCTGCACCTTGCTCCAGACAGACAGCAGTTCTTCATTCAGGCGCTCGCGGGTAAACTCATCCAGTGCGGAGAACGGTTCATCCATGAGCAGTATCTCCGGCTCCATCGACAGCGCTCTGGCAATCGCAACCCGCTGCTGCATGCCGCCGCTGAGCTGCCAGGGATATTTGTCCGCGAAGCCTTGCAGCCCGACGAGATCCAGCAGTTCCAGCGCCTTGTCCTCACGGATCGACTTCTTGACGCCCATCAGCTCCAGCGGCAGGGTAATGTTGTGTTTCACCTTGCGCCAGTCATAAAGTACCGGACTCTGGAAAACTATGCCATACTTTTGGGCGAGTCTGGCTTCCTTGGCGCTCTTGCCAGCCACCGTAATGTTTCCGCCGGTTGGTGTAATAAGATCTGCCATCAATCTCAGCAGTGTAGTTTTGCCGCACCCCGATGGACCCAGCAGGGAGACGAATTCTCCTTTGGC carries:
- a CDS encoding ABC transporter ATP-binding protein, encoding MSLVAARIPEIQLENVEMRYMAETADVLALHQVSLDIAKGEFVSLLGPSGCGKTTLLRLMADLITPTGGNITVAGKSAKEARLAQKYGIVFQSPVLYDWRKVKHNITLPLELMGVKKSIREDKALELLDLVGLQGFADKYPWQLSGGMQQRVAIARALSMEPEILLMDEPFSALDEFTRERLNEELLSVWSKVQSTIVFVTHSIPESIFLSDRVFVLSPHPGRLSAIVDIPLPRPRTAEMRNSPQFFELIATIRDSFEGV